A stretch of the Massilia sp. W12 genome encodes the following:
- the tyrS gene encoding tyrosine--tRNA ligase, producing MDKSQQENAAEAALPLSDAVQHALAVTKRGVDELLIEQEFAQKLARSEKTGKPLRIKLGLDPTAPDLHLGHTVVLNKMRQLQDLGHTVIFLIGDFTSMIGDPSGRNATRPQLTREQIEENAKTYFSQASLVLDASKTEIRYNSEWSDALGVRGMIKLASRYTVARMMERDDFTKRFKAGTPISVHEFLYPLMQGYDSVALESDLELGGTDQKFNLLVGRELQKDWGQEPQCILTMPLLEGLDGVEKMSKSKNNYIGITEPGNTMFAKVMSISDEMMWRYYDLLSFTSIEHIAAEKQAVAQGKNPRNVKVALAQEIVTRFHSAQAAQDALADFENRSKGGIPDDIPEVSLNGAPLAIGNLLKSAGLCASTSEALRMVEQGGVKIDGATVSDKALKVEAGSFVLQVGKRKFARVHLSA from the coding sequence ATGGATAAATCCCAGCAGGAAAACGCGGCTGAGGCTGCATTGCCTTTGAGCGATGCCGTGCAGCACGCCCTGGCCGTCACCAAGCGCGGCGTTGATGAATTACTAATCGAACAAGAATTCGCACAAAAGCTTGCGCGTTCAGAAAAGACCGGCAAGCCGCTGCGCATCAAGCTGGGCCTGGACCCGACCGCGCCCGACCTGCATCTTGGCCATACCGTGGTCTTGAACAAGATGCGCCAGTTGCAAGACCTTGGCCATACCGTGATTTTCCTGATCGGCGATTTCACCTCGATGATCGGCGACCCCTCTGGCCGCAACGCCACCCGCCCGCAGCTGACGCGCGAGCAAATCGAAGAAAACGCAAAAACCTATTTCTCCCAGGCCTCGCTGGTGCTGGATGCGTCCAAAACTGAAATCCGCTACAACTCGGAATGGTCGGATGCGCTGGGCGTGCGCGGCATGATTAAACTCGCTTCGCGCTACACCGTGGCGCGCATGATGGAGCGCGACGATTTCACCAAGCGCTTCAAAGCCGGCACCCCGATTTCAGTGCACGAATTCCTCTACCCGCTGATGCAGGGCTACGACTCGGTGGCGCTGGAATCCGATTTGGAGCTGGGCGGCACTGATCAGAAATTCAATCTGCTGGTGGGCCGCGAGCTGCAAAAAGACTGGGGCCAGGAGCCGCAATGCATTCTGACCATGCCGCTGCTGGAAGGCTTGGACGGGGTGGAGAAAATGTCCAAGTCGAAAAATAATTACATCGGCATCACCGAGCCGGGCAACACCATGTTCGCCAAGGTGATGAGTATTTCCGATGAAATGATGTGGCGCTATTACGATTTGCTGTCGTTCACCAGCATCGAGCACATCGCGGCGGAAAAACAGGCGGTGGCGCAGGGTAAGAATCCGCGTAATGTGAAAGTCGCACTGGCGCAGGAAATCGTGACCCGCTTCCATTCAGCGCAGGCGGCGCAGGATGCGCTGGCGGATTTCGAGAACCGCTCCAAAGGCGGGATTCCAGACGATATTCCGGAAGTGTCTTTGAACGGCGCGCCGCTGGCGATTGGCAATTTGCTGAAATCCGCCGGCCTCTGCGCTTCCACTTCGGAAGCTCTGCGCATGGTGGAACAGGGCGGCGTCAAGATCGACGGCGCGACTGTGTCGGACAAGGCGCTGAAAGTCGAAGCCGGCAGCTTTGTGCTGCAAGTCGGCAAGCGCAAATTCGCCCGTGTGCATTTGAGCGCATAA
- the dtd gene encoding D-aminoacyl-tRNA deacylase yields MIALLQRVSQAKLEVDQIVRAQIGRGLLVLLCAERGDTEEQADALLKKLLGYRVFSDENGKMNLSMAQTGGGLLLAPQFTLAADTNSGTRPSFTPAAAPEDGRRLFEYAVQQARRLHADVQTGIFGADMQISLTNDGPVTFWLQVKPKQSS; encoded by the coding sequence ATGATCGCGCTCTTGCAAAGAGTCAGCCAGGCCAAGCTGGAAGTTGATCAGATTGTGCGCGCGCAAATCGGGCGCGGCTTGCTGGTGTTGCTGTGCGCGGAGCGCGGCGACACCGAAGAGCAAGCCGACGCCCTGCTCAAAAAATTGCTCGGCTACCGTGTGTTTTCCGATGAAAACGGCAAAATGAATCTGAGCATGGCGCAAACCGGCGGCGGCCTGCTGCTGGCGCCGCAATTCACGCTGGCGGCGGACACCAATTCCGGCACGCGCCCCTCCTTTACCCCCGCCGCCGCGCCGGAAGACGGGCGGCGTCTATTTGAATATGCAGTGCAACAAGCGCGCCGCCTGCATGCCGATGTGCAAACCGGCATCTTTGGCGCGGATATGCAAATCAGCCTGACGAATGACGGCCCGGTCACGTTCTGGCTGCAAGTCAAACCGAAACAGTCCTCTTAA